The Daucus carota subsp. sativus chromosome 9, DH1 v3.0, whole genome shotgun sequence genome window below encodes:
- the LOC108202711 gene encoding uncharacterized protein LOC108202711, with the protein MGQILDKFKGKEWRQKQVKKISDKFFDCLETETGKPSPTFEDLYIAVLLTFNELNKRLPGPHVDPPTKERVRDLMRECDMNLDQELDREEFERFMTELTAETLVVVSQGLIISMAVAPAVALLTKRATEGLPHVGKVVRRIPSSVYASLVTLAVVMFQKSMRSVE; encoded by the coding sequence ATGGGACAAATCCTGGACAAATTCAAAggaaaagagtggaggcaaaaGCAAGTAAAGAAGATCTCCGACAAGTTCTTCGACTGTTTAGAGACTGAAACTGGAAAACCTAGTCCAACATTCGAGGACCTCTACATTGCCGTGTTGCTGACATTCAATGAACTCAACAAGCGGTTGCCAGGGCCGCATGTCGACCCCCCGACAAAAGAGAGAGTGAGGGATCTGATGAGGGAATGCGACATGAACCTTGATCAGGAACTGGACAGGGAGGAGTTTGAGAGGTTTATGACAGAGTTGACGGCGGAAACGCTTGTGGTTGTGAGTCAGGGGCTGATTATTAGTATGGCTGTGGCGCCTGCTGTTGCGTTGCTTACGAAGAGAGCGACGGAAGGGCTGCCGCATGTGGGGAAAGTGGTGCGGAGAATTCCGAGTTCGGTGTATGCTTCGCTTGTCACGCTTGCGGTTGTGATGTTCCAGAAATCGATGCGCTCGGTTGAATGa
- the LOC108202710 gene encoding transcription factor bHLH143: protein MVKAKDSWLGKQPSDWNAPFTDDMGSVLPPAKQSFAVSGFNPFAFSANAPIPKFSSNGLCGSYGLSGGLPLLTESSLPPLVPYIKESQYAFPHKLGVETQAKNVTSSSQRNYVICDQSDDLIRVFLSSFGPSTGKLIDSPVKPVQVGCTRVVEQISINEQTIPMNPKIQGASDDHHIFVEESEFREDSEEINALLYSDDEYDYNYSDEDCDGEVTSTDRSPSKVEENLYNDEQVGDMIEEVATSDGSTKRQRLLDGGYKKSLVVEHANSGENDTSREYNNDLESSSACPRAIADVLSSNLSIKRSRKDKIHETLTIIETIIPGLKSKEPTLIIDEAINYLMSLKLKAKALGLAYS, encoded by the coding sequence ATGGTGAAAGCAAAAGATTCTTGGCTAGGTAAGCAGCCATCTGATTGGAATGCACCATTTACAGACGACATGGGAAGTGTATTACCTCCTGCCAAACAGAGTTTTGCTGTATCTGGTTTTAACCCTTTCGCATTTTCTGCAAATGCGCCTATTCCTAAATTTTCCAGTAATGGTTTATGTGGGAGTTATGGCTTGTCTGGTGGTTTGCCACTACTGACCGAAAGCTCGCTTCCCCCTCTTGTTCCATATATCAAGGAATCTCAGTATGCATTTCCACATAAACTCGGGGTTGAGACTCAGGCTAAAAATGTGACTAGCTCTAGTCAGAGAAATTATGTTATTTGTGATCAGTCAGACGATCTCATCAGGGTCTTTCTCAGTTCGTTTGGGCCTTCAACAGGAAAACTCATTGATAGTCCTGTGAAACCCGTGCAAGTCGGTTGCACGCGTGTTGTTGAACAAATTTCCATTAATGAACAAACAATTCCAATGAATCCAAAGATTCAAGGAGCATCTGATGATCATCACATATTCGTTGAAGAAAGTGAGTTTCGTGAAGACTCAGAAGAAATAAATGCCTTGCTTTACTCTGATGATgaatatgattataattatagtGACGAAGATTGTGATGGGGAAGTAACAAGCACGGATCGTTCTCCAAGTAAAGTTGAAGAAAATCTTTACAATGATGAACAAGTTGGTGACATGATTGAAGAAGTTGCTACCTCTGATGGCTCAACCAAAAGGCAAAGATTGCTTGATGGCGGTTACAAGAAATCATTAGTTGTTGAACATGCAAATTCAGGGGAAAATGATACATCCCGCGAGTATAACAATGATTTGGAATCAAGTAGTGCCTGTCCTAGAGCTATAGCTGATGTTCTGAGTTCGAATCTAAGCATCAAACGATCAAGGAAAGACAAAATTCACGAGACGTTAACAATTATTGAGACTATCATCCCGGGTTTAAAGAGTAAAGAACCAACATTGATTATTGATGAAGCTATAAATTATTTGATGTCCTTAAAGCTCAAAGCCAAAGCTCTAGGACTTGCATATTCTTAA
- the LOC108203159 gene encoding root phototropism protein 3, which translates to MWDSESEAAGGRDFVTGELNNTKHGVQNDGFELRGQSWFVSTDVPTDFLVQIGDISFHLHKYPLLSKSGKLNRIVYDSREGELNKIALDDLPGGPEAFELAAKFCYGIAVDLTATNISGLRCASEYLEMTEDLEEGNLIFKTEAFLSYVVLSSWRDSILVLKSCEKLSPWAENLQIVRRCSESIAWKACANPKGIRWQYTGKPPKVPSPNWNEMRDLSPSRNQQVPADWWFEDVSILRIDHFVRVMTAIKVKGMRFELIGASLTHYAIKWLPGFLKEGSGSDGSLSSHSDVSAGWNGGLHLIVAGTKEQPQTVKTKDQQMIIESLISIIPPQKDSVSCSFLLHLLRMANMVKVAPALVTELEKRVGMQFEQATLEDLLIPSYSKSETMYDIDLVQRLLEHFLVQEQIESSSPSRQSMYEGSQRSHNSNAKMRVARLVDSYLTEVSRDRNLSLTKFQVLAEALPETARSCDDGLYRAIDSYLKAHPTLSEHERKRLCRVMDCQKLSIDACMHAAQNERLPLRVVVQVLFSEQVKISNALANQSVKDTGESLYQPMVSNRKTLLEGTPQSFQEGWATAKKDISTLKFELQTVSAKYLQLQNDMDNLQRQFDKLVKPKQGSAWSSGWKKLSKMTKMSNLENNDLGSQINAEQTKKTNRRWRNSIS; encoded by the exons ATGTGGGATTCAGAGAGTGAAGCAGCTGGAGGGAGAGACTTTGTCACAGGAGAGCTTAACAACACTAAGCATGGTGTTCAGAATGATGGATTTGAACTAAGAGGCCAGTCTTG GTTTGTTTCAACAGATGTTCCAACTGATTTTCTAGTTCAAATCGGAGATATTAGTTTCCACTTGCACAAG TATCCTCTTCTTTCTAAGAGTGGGAAGCTTAACAGAATTGTGTACGACTCACGAGAAGGAGAATTAAACAAGATAGCCTTGGATGATCTTCCAGGAGGGCCAGAGGCTTTTGAGTTGGCAGCAAAGTTCTGTTATGGAATTGCTGTTGATCTAACAGCAACAAACATATCGGGGCTAAGATGTGCGTCAGAATATCTTGAAATGACAGAAGACTTAGAAGAGGGCAATCTGATTTTTAAAACAGAAGCGTTTTTAAGTTATGTAGTGTTGTCATCATGGAGAGACTCGATTCTTGTATTGAAAAGCTGTGAGAAGCTATCGCCTTGGGCTGAGAATCTCCAAATTGTACGAAGATGCAGTGAGTCTATTGCATGGAAAGCTTGTGCCAATCCAAAAGGAATAAGATGGCAGTATACAGGGAAGCCTCCAAAGGTTCCTAGCCCGAATTGGAATGAAATGAGGGATTTAAGTCCAAGTAGAAACCAACAAGTTCCTGCTGATTGGTGGTTTGAAGATGTTTCAATTCTTAGGATTGATCATTTTGTGAGAGTCATGACTGCAATCAAAGTAAAGGGCATGAGGTTTGAACTGATTGGAGCTTCATTAACACACTACGCAATCAAATGGCTCCCGGGGTTCTTAAAGGAGGGCAGTGGCTCTGATGGTAGCCTTAGCAGCCACAGTGATGTTAGTGCAGGTTGGAACGGTGGACTTCATTTGATTGTTGCAGGAACAAAAGAACAGCCACAAACAGTTAAGACTAAAGATCAACAGATGATTATCGAGAGCCTTATAAGCATAATCCCCCCTCAGAAGGACAGTGTATCTTGCAGTTTCCTTCTCCATCTATTGAGAATGGCAAATATGGTGAAAGTGGCTCCTGCTTTGGTTACTGAGTTGGAGAAACGTGTCGGGATGCAGTTCGAGCAGGCTACATTGGAAGACCTTCTCATACCTTCTTACAGTAAAAGTGAGACTATGTATGATATTGATCTGGTTCAAAGACTTTTGGAGCATTTCCTTGTTCAAGAACAGATTGAAAGTTCTAGTCCGAGTAGGCAGTCGATGTATGAAGGATCCCAGAGGAGTCATAATTCGAATGCCAAGATGAGAGTAGCAAGGCTAGTGGATAGTTATCTTACTGAAGTTTCAAGAGACAGAAATCTTTCTTTGACAAAATTTCAAGTGCTAGCAGAGGCTTTGCCTGAGACAGCAAGAAGTTGTGATGATGGACTGTATCGAGCAATTGACTCTTATCTAAAG GCACATCCAACACTGTCAGAGCACGAACGTAAACGCCTCTGTCGTGTGATGGACTGTCAAAAGCTTTCCATtgatgcatgcatgcatgcagcTCAGAACGAACGACTCCCCTTACGTGTAGTAGTCCAAGTCCTCTTCTCCGAACAAGTGAAAATCAGCAATGCACTAGCCAACCAGTCAGTAAAAGACACTGGAGAATCGCTGTACCAACCGATGGTATCAAACAGGAAGACATTACTTGAAGGAACTCCACAGTCATTTCAGGAAGGATGGGCTACCGCGAAAAAGGACATAAGTACTCTTAAGTTTGAACTCCAGACTGTGAGTGCCAAGTATCTTCAGCTACAAAATGACATGGACAACTTACAAAGACAGTTTGACAAATTGGTGAAGCCAAAACAAGGATCAGCATGGAGCAGTGGATGGAAAAAACTGAGCAAGATGACCAAAATGAGTAATCTAGAAAACAATGATTTGGGGTCTCAGATAAATGCAGAACAGACTAAAAAGACTAATAGAAGGTGGAGGAACTCCATTTCATAG